From one Lemur catta isolate mLemCat1 chromosome 5, mLemCat1.pri, whole genome shotgun sequence genomic stretch:
- the TLR3 gene encoding toll-like receptor 3 codes for MRQALPYHIYSFWGLLPFWILCSSSTNKCTVRHEVADCSHLKLTQVPDDLPTNITVLNLTHNQLRRLPSANFTRYSQLTVLDGGFNSISKLEPELCQKLPLLKVLNLQHNELSQLSDKTFMFCMNLTELHLMSNSIQKIQNNPFKNQKNLIKLDLSHNGLSSTKLGTQVQLENLQELLLSNNKIHVVRSEELDFLANSSLKKLELSSNQIKEFSPGCFHAIGKLFGLFLNNAPLGPSLTEKLCLELSSTSIQNLSLSNIQLYTTSNMTFVGLKQTNLTTLDLSHNNLNVIGNDSFAWLPHLEYFFLEYNNIQHLSSCSLHGLFNVRYLNLKQSFTKQSIYLASLPKIDDFSFQWLKRLESLNMEDNDIPGIKSNMFTGLINLQYLSLSNSFTSLRTLTNETFLSLAHSPLLLLNLTKNKISKIENDAFSWLGHLKVLDLGLNEIGQELTGQEWRGLENIFEIYLSYNKYLQLTSNSFASIPSLRRLMLRRVALKNVDSSPSPFHPLHNLTILDLSNNNIANINDDMLEGLEKLEILDLQHNNLARLWKHANPGGPVYFLKGLSHLHVLNLESNGFDEIPAEVFKDLFELKSIDLGLNNLNILPPSVFDTLASLKSLSLQKNLITSVEKNVFGPAFKNLSNLDMSFNPFDCTCESIAWFVNWLNKTHTNISELSSHYLCNTPPQYHGFPVMLFDTSPCKDSAPFELLFMINTNILLIFIFIVLLTHFEGWRISFYWNVSVHRVLGFKEIDRQPEQFEYAAYIVHAHKDRDWVWEHLSPLEEKDQSLKFCLEERDFEAGVLELEAIVNSIKRSRKIIFVITHHLLKDPLCKRFKVHHAVQQAIEQNLDSIILIFLEDIPDYKLNHALCLRRGMFKSHCILNWPVQKERINAFHHKLQVALGSRNSVH; via the exons ATGAGACAGGCTTTGCCTTATCATATCTACTCCTTTTGGGGACTTTTGCCCTTTTGGATTCTGTGTTCGTCCTCTACCAACAAATGCACTGTTAGACATGAAGTAGCTGACTGCAGTCACCTGAAGTTGACTCAAGTACCTGATGATCTCCCCACAAACATAACGGTGCTGAATCTTACCCATAATCAACTCAGAAGATTACCATCTGCCAATTTTACCAGATACAGCCAACTTACTGTGTTGGATGGAGGATTTAACTCCATCTCCAAACTGGAGCCAGAATTGTGCCAAAAGCTCCCCTTGCTGAAAGTGCTGAACCTCCAGCACAATGAGCTATCTCAACTTTCTGACAAAACCTTTATGTTTTGCATGAATTTGACTGAACTCCATCTAATGTCCAACTCAATtcagaaaattcagaataatCCCTTTAAAAACCAGAAG aATTTAATCAAATTAGATCTGTCTCACAATGGTTTATCATCTACAAAATTAGGAACCCAGGTCCAACTGGAAAATCTCCAAGAGCTTCTATTATCAAATAACAAAATTCATGTAGTAAGAAGTGAAGAACTTGATTTCCTTGCCAATTCGTCTTTAAAAAAGTTAGAGTTGTCATCAAATCAAATTAAAGAG TTTTCTCCAGGGTGTTTTCATGCTATTGGAAAATTATTTGGTCTCTTTCTGAACAATGCCCCACTGGGCCCCAGTCTCACAGAGAAGCTGTGTTTGGAACTATCAAGCACAAGCATTCAGAATCTCTCTCTGAGTAACATCCAGCTGTATACAACCAGCAATATGACTTTCGTTGGACTAAAGCAGACAAATCTCACCACGCTCGATCTTTCCCATAACAACTTAAATGTGATTGGTAATGACTCCTTTGCTTGGCTGCCACACCTAGAATATTTCTTCCTGGAGTATAATAATATACAGCACTTGTCATCTTGCTCCCTTCACGGGCTCTTCAATGTAAGATACCTGAATTTGAAACAATCATTTACTAAACAAAGTATTTACCTCGCTTCACTCCCTAAGATTGATGACTTCTCTTTCCAGTGGCTAAAACGTTTAGAGTCCCTTAACATGGAAGATAATGATATTCCAGGCATAAAAAGCAATATGTTCACGGGACTGATAAATCTACAATATTTAAGTTTATCCAATTCCTTCACAAGTTTGAGAACGTTaacaaatgaaacatttttatcacttgcTCATTCCCCTTTGCTCCTACTCAacttaaccaaaaataaaatctcaaaaatagAGAACGATGCTTTCTCTTGGTTGGGCCACCTAAAAGTACTTGATCTTGGTCTTAATGAGATTGGGCAAGAACTCACAGGCCAGGAATGGAGAggtctagaaaatatttttgaaatctacCTTTCCTACAACAAATACCTACAACTGACTAGCAACTCCTTTGCTTCGATTCCAAGCCTTCGACGGCTGATGCTCAGAAGAGTGGCCCTTAAGAATGTGGACAGCTCTCCCTCACCTTTCCACCCTCTTCATAACTTGACCATTCTGGATCTGAGCAACAACAACATAGCCAACATAAACGATGACATGTTGGAGGGTCTTGAGAAACTAGAAATTCTGGATTTGCAGCATAACAACTTAGCACGGCTCTGGAAACATGCAAACCCTGGTGGTCCTGTTTATTTCCTAAAGGGTCTTTCTCACCTCCACGTCCTTAACTTGGAGTCTAATGGCTTTGACGAGATCCCAGCTGAGGTCTTCAAGGATTTATTTGAACTAAAGAGCATTGATTTGGGattgaataatttaaacattCTTCCACCATCGGTTTTTGATACTTTGGCGTCTCTAAAGTCATTGAGCCTTCAGAAGAATCTCATAACATCGGTTGAGAAGAATGTTTTCGGGCCAGCTTTCAAGAACCTGAGTAATTTAGATATGAGCTTTAATCCTTTTGACTGTACATGTGAAAGTATCGCCTGGTTTGTTAATTGGCTTAATAAGACGCATACCAACATCTCTGAACTATCAAGTCATTATCTCTGCAACACGCCACCTCAGTATCATGGGTTCCCAGTGATGCTTTTTGATACATCACCCTGCAAAGACAGTGCTCCTTTTGAACTCCTTTTCATGATCAATACCAATATCctattgatttttatctttattgtacTGCTCACCCATTTTGAGGGCTGGAGGATATCTTTTTACTGGAATGTTTCAGTGCATCGAGTTCTTGGTTTCAAAGAAATAGACAGACAGCCAGAGCAGTTTGAATATGCAGCATACATAGTTCATGCTCATAAAGACAGGGATTGGGTCTGGGAACACTTGTCCCCATTGGAAGAGAAAGACCAATCTCTCAAATTTTGTCTGGAAGAAAGGGACTTTGAGGCAGGTGTCCTTGAACTGGAAGCAATTGTTAATAGcataaaaagaagcagaaaaattatttttgttataacacATCATTTATTAAAAGATCCATTATGCAAAAG ATTCAAGGTACATCATGCAGTTCAGCAAGCTATTGAACAAAATCTGGATTccattatattgatttttcttgaGGACATTCCAGATTATAAACTGAACCACGCACTCTGTCTGCGAAGAGGAATGTTTAAATCTCACTGCATCTTGAATTGGCCGGTTCAGAAAGAACGGATAAATGCCTTTCATCATAAATTGCAAGTAGCACTTGGATCTAGAAATTCagtacattaa